The following proteins are encoded in a genomic region of Mustela erminea isolate mMusErm1 chromosome 3, mMusErm1.Pri, whole genome shotgun sequence:
- the LOC116587181 gene encoding 60S ribosomal protein L29-like: MHFAKKHRRDLTKMLANDMKVLSACAEATNALIKPKEVKSKIPKCSCCKLNHLAYIPNPNLKKHTHAHIDKDLMIFWPKAKTELQTKVLPATVTLAPVPSVAQALKGA, encoded by the coding sequence ATGCACTTTGCCAAAAAGCACAGAAGGGACCTGACAAAGATGTTGGCAAATGACATGAAGGTTTTGAGTGCATGTGCTGAGGCTACCAATGCCCTCATCAAGCCCAAAGAAGTCAAGTCCAAGATTCCAAAGTGCAGCTGCTGCAAACTCAATCATCTTGCCTACATCCCTAATCCCAATCTCAAGAAACATACTCATGCCCACATTGACAAAGATCTCATGATCTTCTGGCCAAAGGCCAAGACCGAGCTTCAAACCAAGGTCCTGCCTGCAACTGTGACTCTGGCTCCAGTTCCTTCTGTGGCTCAGGCTCTCAAAGGTGCCTAG